The proteins below are encoded in one region of Cloacibacillus sp.:
- a CDS encoding AAA family ATPase: MIKKIIFFYGPKYNFKRRLPRNKALTTISELAIYSDKKMREHTFKIQSKRGCDAAEKQEERLVIPCLVAYSEQYASISESALHSFLSFIDQFEVESLYLQNPPANLVSQFRGLHSRVKVIKHEYKTLDIEGLKRIDKEYPQVIIGQEKVKHRLLTALYPLAAGKLLKPLVLLFYGPTGVGKSETAKYLSEVAGQKLFCRQFSMFHSNEFAPYLFGGRHTGDSLAKDLMERESSVILFDEFDKPNPLFHSAFYQLFDEGIYEDRNYCAEVKNAVIICTSNYASAAEAKERLGAPLFARFDAVIEFGALSAEALGIILEKRCREAVAELTEEERTIVSERELCGSLMPLVSGGDGVRGVMRIVREKISEMLLEAALRR, from the coding sequence ATGATAAAGAAAATTATTTTCTTTTACGGGCCAAAATATAATTTCAAACGCCGCCTGCCGCGAAACAAGGCGCTTACCACGATAAGCGAACTGGCAATATACAGCGACAAGAAGATGAGGGAGCATACCTTCAAGATACAGAGCAAACGCGGCTGCGACGCCGCGGAGAAGCAGGAGGAGCGGCTTGTCATTCCCTGCCTCGTCGCCTACTCGGAGCAGTACGCCTCGATCAGCGAGAGCGCACTGCATTCTTTTTTAAGTTTCATCGATCAGTTTGAGGTGGAGTCGCTGTATCTGCAAAATCCTCCGGCGAATCTCGTGTCGCAGTTCCGCGGCCTGCACAGCCGCGTAAAGGTCATAAAACACGAATATAAGACCTTGGATATCGAGGGGCTTAAAAGGATAGACAAAGAATACCCTCAGGTCATCATCGGCCAGGAGAAAGTTAAGCATCGGCTTCTCACCGCCCTCTATCCGCTTGCGGCAGGAAAACTCTTAAAGCCGCTCGTGCTGCTCTTTTACGGCCCCACGGGCGTCGGCAAATCGGAGACGGCGAAGTATCTAAGCGAGGTGGCGGGACAGAAATTATTCTGCCGTCAGTTCTCGATGTTCCACAGCAACGAGTTCGCGCCTTATCTCTTCGGCGGACGCCACACAGGCGACTCTCTCGCCAAGGACCTGATGGAGCGCGAGTCTTCCGTAATTCTCTTCGACGAGTTCGACAAGCCGAATCCGCTCTTTCACAGCGCCTTTTACCAGCTCTTTGACGAGGGGATATACGAAGACCGAAACTACTGCGCCGAGGTAAAAAACGCGGTCATAATCTGCACCTCTAACTACGCCTCCGCCGCGGAGGCGAAGGAGCGCCTTGGAGCGCCGCTATTCGCGCGCTTTGACGCGGTGATAGAATTTGGAGCGCTTTCCGCCGAGGCTCTCGGCATTATCCTCGAAAAGAGATGCCGAGAGGCGGTGGCGGAGCTTACCGAAGAAGAGAGAACCATCGTCTCTGAGAGGGAGCTCTGCGGTTCCCTCATGCCGCTTGTCAGCGGCGGCGACGGTGTGCGTGGCGTTATGCGGATAGTACGGGAAAAGATTTCGGAGATGCTGCTCGAAGCGGCGCTTCGCCGCTAA
- a CDS encoding MarR family transcriptional regulator → MDSKDRLNGKFIIALGRTYRNAHRRSNELFRSKGLTLLQFTVLELLYNRGEQTIQQIIDKVLSSSGNITVVVRNLEQMKLVYRRDNPNDRRSYLIGITQEGKELMDVTFAKHMSNLAEAFSKLTTEEKEQVVSILKKLR, encoded by the coding sequence ATGGACTCCAAGGACAGACTGAACGGCAAATTCATCATCGCACTTGGAAGGACCTATCGCAACGCGCACCGAAGATCTAACGAGCTGTTCCGTAGTAAGGGGCTGACTCTGCTGCAGTTTACAGTACTTGAGCTTCTATATAATCGAGGAGAACAGACGATACAGCAGATAATCGACAAAGTTCTCTCAAGCAGCGGCAACATCACGGTGGTGGTAAGGAATTTAGAGCAGATGAAGCTTGTTTACCGCCGTGATAATCCAAACGACAGGCGCTCTTATCTTATTGGAATAACTCAAGAGGGCAAGGAACTGATGGATGTTACCTTTGCTAAACATATGTCCAACCTTGCCGAGGCTTTTTCAAAACTGACGACGGAAGAGAAAGAACAGGTCGTCTCTATACTGAAGAAATTACGATAA
- a CDS encoding AMP-binding protein has product MLEHWTAYQPELAKSYEEKGYWKRENFSQVFDNIAERFWDREALVGGEQRFTYGELKKGSDRLALHFLKMRLKHEDRIVIQLTNIPEFVFIYLALQKIGVIPVMCLAQHRYTEISQIAAKAKAVGYIIPGFANKFNYVELVDQVAAELPYMKYKMIAGLNQEIPEGYLYVNDLLKVPAEGEDDPELLKKYLPDPHDVCILLLSGGTTGIPKLIPREYNAYRYVAEESSRELGYNMYTVQLAVAPVAHNMVLAAPGIQGAFAFGGKVIMGTSPRTEDICKLIEKEKITHIPMVPAMIINMLNFEDRGKYDLSSWKIVINGGSKIEPVVAARVYPELGCRLISQFGMSEGTIMQTSLFDDEDVIYNTIGLPVSPADEWKIIDKDTGELIAESVHDGSARFRGETERPGEIIFRGPYTIRGYYDTPDHNKKAFTEDGFYRSGDLAAMHSSGKGFVIMGRIKDAINRGGEKFSCEEVENLVLKHEKIHDAALVPMPDHVLGEKACLFVSMRNPGDTITLKEIVEFLSGKLAKFKLPEHLEIRDDLPHTNIGKVKKEELRLEIYAIMAEEEKNKA; this is encoded by the coding sequence ATGCTAGAACATTGGACCGCTTATCAACCCGAACTTGCAAAGTCTTACGAAGAGAAAGGCTATTGGAAGAGAGAGAACTTCTCTCAGGTTTTCGATAACATTGCGGAACGTTTCTGGGATCGTGAAGCCCTCGTAGGCGGAGAACAGCGCTTCACCTACGGAGAGCTTAAAAAAGGATCAGACCGTCTTGCCCTGCACTTCCTGAAGATGAGGCTTAAGCATGAAGACCGTATAGTCATTCAGCTGACAAACATACCCGAGTTTGTTTTTATCTACCTCGCGCTTCAAAAGATCGGCGTTATTCCCGTAATGTGCTTGGCCCAGCACAGATATACGGAGATATCACAGATCGCGGCAAAGGCAAAAGCGGTCGGCTACATTATACCAGGTTTTGCGAATAAATTTAACTACGTGGAATTGGTCGATCAGGTGGCCGCCGAGCTGCCCTATATGAAATATAAAATGATCGCGGGACTCAACCAGGAGATCCCCGAAGGATACCTCTATGTCAACGACCTTCTCAAGGTCCCCGCGGAGGGTGAGGACGACCCTGAACTGCTGAAAAAGTATCTGCCCGACCCGCACGATGTCTGCATTCTGCTGCTTTCCGGCGGCACGACGGGCATCCCGAAGCTCATCCCGCGCGAATACAACGCCTACCGCTACGTCGCGGAGGAGTCGAGCCGCGAACTCGGATATAACATGTACACGGTGCAGCTCGCGGTGGCCCCCGTAGCGCACAACATGGTCCTTGCGGCCCCCGGAATTCAGGGCGCCTTCGCCTTCGGCGGCAAGGTGATCATGGGCACCTCGCCGCGTACCGAGGATATCTGCAAGCTGATCGAAAAAGAAAAGATCACGCACATCCCGATGGTTCCGGCGATGATCATAAATATGCTGAACTTTGAAGACAGGGGCAAGTACGACCTCTCTTCATGGAAGATCGTCATCAACGGCGGCTCCAAGATCGAACCGGTCGTTGCCGCCCGCGTATATCCCGAGCTTGGCTGCCGCCTGATCTCGCAGTTCGGCATGTCCGAGGGTACGATCATGCAGACCAGCCTCTTTGACGACGAAGATGTCATCTATAACACGATCGGTCTTCCGGTCTCTCCCGCAGACGAATGGAAAATCATCGACAAGGACACCGGCGAGCTGATCGCGGAGAGCGTACACGACGGCAGCGCGCGGTTCCGCGGCGAAACGGAGCGTCCCGGAGAGATAATCTTCCGCGGCCCCTACACGATACGCGGCTACTACGACACCCCCGACCACAATAAAAAGGCCTTTACGGAGGACGGTTTCTACCGCTCGGGAGACCTGGCGGCGATGCACTCCAGCGGCAAAGGCTTTGTCATCATGGGACGCATCAAGGACGCGATCAACCGCGGCGGCGAGAAGTTCAGCTGCGAAGAGGTGGAGAACCTCGTCCTGAAGCATGAAAAGATTCATGACGCGGCGCTCGTCCCGATGCCCGACCATGTGCTTGGTGAAAAGGCCTGCCTCTTCGTCTCGATGAGGAACCCGGGCGACACCATTACGCTGAAGGAAATAGTTGAATTCCTCTCCGGCAAGCTTGCGAAGTTCAAGCTTCCCGAGCATCTCGAGATCCGCGACGACCTGCCGCACACAAATATCGGCAAGGTCAAGAAAGAGGAGCTGCGTCTTGAGATATACGCGATAATGGCGGAAGAGGAAAAAAATAAGGCATAA
- a CDS encoding NADH:flavin oxidoreductase, producing the protein MKILEPVKFRNLELRNRLVWLPAVSCLADEVGFVTDQLIERHVARAKGGFGLIDVEACGVLDRKSPNLLRICDDKFIPGLKEMTDAVHAEGCKMTVQLIHYVKQSVRTGWKQAVEDLSYEDIEECKRQFIDSTIRARKAGFDGVELHVAHGYTLSSFISLLNKRTDKYGRNTEGRCRIVTEIMEGIRKEVGDDYCVGCRISGEEFVMGGNTLKQTTEIAQIFARAGMDFISVSAGGKTEDGPWYTGYSGSRCMATANLPYGCHVYLSAGIKEALREIGSDIPVVVSGKVRDLKHGEEIFEAGKADLIGVCRPALADPEWITKQVEGREKEIIKCIYCNGCLVRDQKHEAVNCVIADKVAERNAAGRN; encoded by the coding sequence ATGAAAATATTAGAGCCCGTAAAATTTAGAAATCTTGAACTCAGAAACCGTCTGGTATGGCTTCCCGCCGTATCCTGCCTCGCCGACGAGGTTGGCTTTGTCACCGACCAGCTGATCGAGCGTCATGTGGCGCGCGCGAAGGGCGGCTTCGGACTCATTGACGTCGAGGCCTGCGGTGTGCTCGACAGGAAGAGCCCCAACCTCCTTCGTATCTGCGACGACAAGTTTATCCCCGGACTCAAAGAGATGACGGACGCCGTGCACGCCGAGGGCTGCAAGATGACCGTCCAGCTCATCCATTATGTGAAGCAGTCGGTCCGCACGGGCTGGAAGCAGGCCGTCGAGGATCTTTCCTACGAAGACATCGAAGAGTGCAAGCGCCAGTTCATAGACAGCACCATCAGGGCCAGGAAGGCCGGTTTTGACGGTGTAGAGCTGCACGTGGCCCATGGTTATACGCTTTCATCATTTATCTCCCTGCTCAATAAGCGCACCGACAAGTACGGCCGCAACACCGAGGGCCGCTGCCGCATCGTCACGGAGATCATGGAGGGCATCCGCAAAGAGGTTGGAGACGACTACTGCGTCGGCTGCCGCATCTCCGGCGAAGAGTTCGTCATGGGCGGCAACACGCTGAAGCAGACGACGGAGATCGCGCAGATATTCGCGCGCGCCGGAATGGACTTCATCAGCGTATCGGCGGGCGGCAAGACGGAAGACGGCCCGTGGTACACCGGATACAGCGGAAGCCGCTGCATGGCGACGGCCAACCTGCCCTACGGCTGCCACGTCTATCTCTCCGCCGGCATCAAAGAGGCGCTGCGTGAGATCGGTTCCGATATTCCCGTGGTCGTCTCCGGCAAGGTCAGAGACCTCAAGCACGGAGAAGAGATATTTGAAGCAGGCAAGGCCGACCTCATCGGCGTCTGCCGTCCCGCGCTCGCCGATCCCGAATGGATAACGAAGCAGGTAGAGGGACGCGAGAAAGAGATAATCAAGTGCATCTACTGCAACGGCTGTCTTGTCCGCGACCAGAAGCACGAAGCAGTCAACTGCGTGATCGCCGATAAAGTGGCCGAACGTAACGCGGCCGGCCGGAATTAG
- a CDS encoding 2-keto-3-deoxygluconate permease encodes MDILGKVNKVPGGIMVVPMFITALINTFIPAALKIGGPTTAAFSGAGAMATIGMLLFVAGSQTKYSDLGAVCARGGLLVVVRLAVAFTGAWLTLKFFGIGGICGASALAVTISLASCNPGVYAGLMQSYGDNVDKAAMGVLNLIAVPATPLVILGMADGTGFDYMSAIASLVPFVLGMVLANTDEKIRKLFSTATPVVLFFLGCCLGASINLKALSQAGTANIVLIGLIVCIFLPIMIAADRLILKRPGYAAVGATCLGGLSVVAPRIIGERLPQYQPYVESATAQMAVTLVFCIFVFPYITKFVVEKFGSGAAAKS; translated from the coding sequence ATGGATATTCTAGGCAAGGTCAATAAAGTACCTGGCGGCATCATGGTCGTACCGATGTTCATCACCGCGCTGATCAATACCTTTATTCCGGCGGCGCTCAAGATAGGCGGCCCCACCACCGCGGCTTTCAGCGGGGCGGGTGCGATGGCGACGATCGGCATGCTGCTCTTTGTCGCGGGCAGCCAAACAAAATACAGCGACCTCGGCGCGGTCTGCGCGCGCGGCGGCCTGCTGGTAGTCGTCCGCCTGGCGGTAGCTTTTACGGGCGCCTGGCTGACGCTGAAATTTTTCGGCATCGGCGGGATCTGCGGAGCCTCCGCGCTGGCGGTCACGATCTCCCTCGCCAGCTGCAACCCCGGCGTCTACGCGGGGCTGATGCAGTCCTATGGAGACAACGTCGATAAAGCGGCGATGGGTGTCCTCAATCTGATCGCCGTTCCCGCCACGCCCCTGGTGATCCTCGGCATGGCCGACGGCACGGGGTTTGATTATATGAGCGCCATCGCCTCGCTCGTTCCGTTTGTTCTCGGCATGGTTCTCGCCAATACTGACGAGAAGATCCGCAAACTCTTCTCCACGGCGACGCCGGTGGTACTCTTTTTCCTGGGCTGCTGTCTGGGCGCGAGCATAAACCTCAAGGCGCTCTCTCAGGCCGGAACCGCGAATATCGTACTTATCGGGCTTATCGTCTGCATCTTCCTGCCGATAATGATAGCCGCGGACAGACTTATTCTTAAACGTCCCGGATACGCCGCGGTGGGAGCCACCTGTCTGGGCGGCCTCTCGGTGGTAGCCCCGAGGATCATCGGCGAGCGTCTGCCGCAGTATCAGCCCTATGTGGAGTCGGCGACGGCGCAGATGGCGGTGACTCTGGTCTTCTGTATCTTCGTCTTTCCATATATCACAAAATTTGTAGTAGAAAAGTTTGGCAGCGGCGCGGCGGCGAAGAGCTAA
- a CDS encoding CoA-transferase — protein sequence MGKIISSANVISLIRDNAVISIGGFGGFSAPDEILDEMAKSFFTHGRPRGLHVVSGVSPGDLKEDGYGLSIIKAPGIISSIYAAHVGMSPAIGRAVSNNEIAGYTVPLGVYGELLRAAAVGKPGVMTKVGLHTFCDPRLEGCLMNRLAEESGREVVSLIDFEGEEYLFYRSFPIEICIIRGSYADEYGNISLEDEALYSEQAAMAAAVHNGGGTVIVQVKNVFKRGALDPRRVAIPGALVDYVVRAKPENHLQCYDGSLFRPELIGDVRMQLDLVPPMALSPRKICGRRAALEIKAGGLVNLGIGMPDSVASIANEEGISHQVTFTIETGLYGGIPVSGIGLGAAVNPDAILSITDNFDIYDGGALDAAFLGMGEVDEAGNVNVSKFGSRCTGPGGFINITQSTRKVCFLGTFTAGPLECRIGGGRLDIERDAPGIKFKKRVQQVTFSSLCAAEKGQQVLYITERAVFRLEKEGVTLTEIAPGVDLERDILARMEFRPRISDGLRLMDERIFHDKKMKISFENQ from the coding sequence ATGGGCAAAATTATATCATCTGCTAACGTAATATCACTAATTAGAGATAATGCGGTGATCAGTATCGGCGGTTTCGGAGGTTTTTCCGCTCCCGATGAGATCTTGGACGAGATGGCGAAGTCTTTTTTCACCCATGGCCGCCCGCGGGGGCTGCACGTCGTCTCCGGCGTATCTCCCGGAGACCTCAAGGAAGACGGTTACGGCCTCAGCATAATCAAGGCTCCAGGGATCATCTCTTCCATTTATGCGGCCCACGTCGGGATGTCTCCCGCGATCGGGCGGGCCGTGAGCAATAACGAGATCGCCGGTTATACCGTCCCTCTCGGGGTCTATGGAGAGCTTTTGAGGGCGGCCGCCGTCGGCAAGCCCGGCGTAATGACGAAGGTCGGTCTGCACACCTTTTGCGATCCGCGCCTTGAGGGATGCCTGATGAACCGCTTAGCGGAAGAGTCCGGCAGAGAGGTCGTCTCGCTGATCGACTTCGAAGGTGAGGAATACCTCTTTTATAGAAGCTTCCCCATCGAGATCTGTATCATCCGCGGTAGCTATGCAGACGAGTACGGCAATATCTCGCTTGAGGATGAGGCCCTGTACAGTGAACAGGCGGCGATGGCCGCGGCGGTACACAACGGCGGCGGCACGGTCATCGTGCAGGTAAAGAACGTCTTTAAACGCGGCGCTCTCGACCCGCGGCGGGTAGCGATCCCCGGGGCACTCGTCGATTATGTGGTGCGGGCAAAGCCGGAAAATCATCTCCAGTGCTACGACGGTTCGCTCTTTCGCCCCGAGCTTATCGGCGACGTAAGGATGCAGCTTGATTTGGTGCCGCCGATGGCGCTCTCGCCGCGCAAGATATGCGGCAGGCGCGCGGCGCTCGAGATAAAGGCCGGCGGGCTTGTCAACCTCGGCATCGGCATGCCTGACAGCGTCGCGAGCATCGCGAACGAGGAGGGGATCAGCCATCAGGTCACCTTCACGATAGAGACCGGCCTCTACGGCGGCATACCGGTGAGCGGAATCGGCCTGGGAGCGGCGGTGAATCCCGACGCGATCCTTTCGATAACGGATAACTTCGACATCTACGACGGCGGCGCGCTTGATGCGGCATTTCTCGGAATGGGCGAGGTGGACGAAGCGGGCAACGTGAACGTCTCGAAATTCGGTTCGCGCTGTACGGGGCCGGGAGGCTTTATAAACATCACGCAGAGTACGCGGAAGGTCTGCTTCCTGGGGACCTTCACCGCGGGACCGCTGGAATGCCGGATCGGCGGCGGCAGGCTCGATATTGAGAGAGACGCCCCCGGGATCAAGTTCAAAAAACGGGTGCAGCAGGTGACCTTTTCCTCGCTCTGCGCAGCGGAAAAGGGTCAGCAGGTGCTTTATATAACGGAACGGGCGGTATTCAGGCTCGAAAAAGAGGGCGTTACGCTGACGGAGATAGCGCCCGGCGTCGATCTGGAGCGGGACATTCTCGCCAGAATGGAATTCCGGCCGCGGATATCGGACGGACTGCGGCTTATGGACGAACGGATATTCCACGACAAAAAGATGAAAATAAGCTTTGAGAATCAATAA